The genomic DNA CATATTCCCGGGAGCATTCAGCCGCACGGCGTGCTTCTGGTGGTGCAGGCCGATTCGCCGGAGCAGAATCTTCCGGTGCTGCAGGCCAGCGAGAACATTGCCGAAATGTTGGGTCTGGACCCTGACCGCGTTCTGGGGCAGCCGCTGGGCCTGTTGCTGGGCGAACAGGCTGGTGTGGCGCAGGCGCTCCAAGAAGTCCTGCCGGCCGGCACGACCGACCGGTTACAGTTCCGCATGACCGTGCCGCTCAAGGTACCGCTGGCGCTGACAGCCCACCGCGCCGGCGACCGGCTGGTGCTGGAATTCGAGCCTGAGCCGGGCGAGCGGCCCGAAGCGGGGCACCGCCTGCGCAACGCGGTTTTTGCGTTGGAAAATGCCCAGACCCTTCAGGAACTGCTGGATGTGGCCGCCAACGCTGCGCGCGAGCTGAGCGGGTTTGACCGGGTCATGATCTACCGGTTCGCCCCCGACCAGAGTGGGGAAGTGGTCGCCGAAAGTCGCCGCGCCGATCTGGCACCGTTTCTGGGTCACCGCTTCCCCGAGTCGGATATTCCGGCTCAGGCCAGGGCGCTGTATGTCCGGCACCTGCTGCGCCTGACGGCCGATGTGGACGCCCCGCCGTCCCCGCTGCTGCCGCGGATGGACCCCCTGACCCAGGCGCCGACGCCGCTGGGCGGCGCAGTGCTGCGGGCCACCTCGCCCATGCACCTGCAATACCTGCGCAATATGGGCGTCGCTTCCAGCCTGTCGGTGTCTATCGTGACGGCAGGCCGGCTGTGGGGCCTGATTTCCTGCCATCACAGCACGCCACACATCACGCCGCCCAGTGTCCGGGCTGCGCTGGAAGAGCTGGGCCGGCTGCTCAACGTGCAGGTTCAGCTCAAGGAACAGGCCGACGTGGCAGCTTTCCGGGCGCGGCTGCAGGCCCGGCACCAGGAGGTGCTGAATGTGGTTGCCCAGACCCTGACGCCGCTGCAAACCCTGAGTGACCCGGCGCTGGGCCTCCAGGAACTGCTGCAGGCCGGCGGGCTGGCGCTGCGGCTGGAAGGCGAGTGGCGCACACTGGGCGCTGCTCCGTCTCCTGAAGAACTGGACAGCCTGCTTGACTGGCTCAAGGAAGAAGGCGGCGCGGCGTTCGAGACTGACCATCTGGAGGCACATTTCCCGCCGGCGGCAGCCTGGAGGGCGCACGCCAGTGGGTTGCTGGCCGTTAGCATCAGTGGGGGCTGGCAGGAAGCCCTGCTGTGGTTCCGCGGTGAGGAGCAGCAGGTAGAGGTCTGGGGCGGCGCCACCCCGGAACATGCCAAGACCGAACTGGGGCCGCGCCGGTCTTTTGACACTTACGTAGAGCAGGTGCGGGGGCACTCGCGGCCCTGGCACGCCGGCGAGGTCAGCGAGGCCCAGGCCATTGGGCAGAGCCTGAGCGCCACCCTGGGCGAACGGCTGACAACCCTGCGCCGGCTCAACACCGAACTGGCCCACAGCAACGAGGAATGGCGCAGATTCGCCTTTATCATCTCGCACGATCTGCAGGAGCCGGTGCGTTTGATCGGACAGTTCACCGAGCTGTTTATGATGCGTCAGAGCAGCACCCTGGACGAACAGACCACCCGGCTGCTGCAGTTTCTGTCCAGCGAAACTTCCCGGATCGGCAGCCTAATTGCGGACCTGTACCATTACACCGAACTGCTGTCCTATCCCGAGCTGCGGCGGCAACCGACCTCACTGCTAGACCTGCTGCAACGCAGCCTGGCTGAACTGGGATCCCTGCCCGGCGAAAAGCAACTGGACTGGCAGCTGCCGCCGCAGGACCTGCTGCTGGATGTAGACCAGACCAAAATGCAGCTGGCGCTGACCCACATTCTGCGCAACGCCCTGACGTTTGGCACAGCTCCGGTCAGCATCACAGTTCAGGCCAGTCAGGATGCAGGGGGCTTTATGCAGCTGAGCATCCGGGACAACGGCCCAGGCATTGCCCCGGAATATCAGGAGCGGGTATTCGGTCTGTTTCAGCGGCTGAGTGGCCCCAGCGCAGGAGCAGGAAACGGTGTCGGGCTGACCCTGGCGCGCAAAGTCGCCGAACTCCACGGCGGCACATTGACCCTGCGCTCGGTCCTGGGGCAGGGCACCACCCTGGACTTTTCGCTGCCTCCGGCGCAGGGGCCAGGAGCAGATACGTGAGCCCGGCCACTGGCACCCAGACCCAGATTCAGACGCAGCCACACCACGTGCTGCTGGTGGATGATAGCCACGGTGACGCGTTTTTGATGGAATCCTGCATTGAGCTGGCCGGCGTGTCGCTGCAGCTGAGCGTGGCCCTGGACGGAGTGGAGGCGCTGGAGTTTCTGGCCCGCGAGCGCCAGGAAGGCCGCCAGCCGGAGCTGATGCTGCTGGACCTGAACATGCCCCGGATGAACGGTTTCGAGGTGCTGGAAAGCCTCAGAAACACGCAGGACTACCAGGATTTGTGGGTGGTGGTGCTTACCACATCCAACACCCAGATTGACCGTGCCCGGGCCAGAGCGCTGGGCACCGATATCTTCATCACCAAGCCGTTCGGCCTTGCCGAAACCACCCAGCTGCTCAGGAAAATCGAGGCAGCTCTGCAAGGCCAGCTTCCCTGGGCCGAGCTGCAAACTCCGCCGGCCTGATAATGCCAGCTTCGTGTCAGGCTGGCGGCGCAGGAACTGATGCTACAAAAGGAGGCTCTGAAGAACCGGCTTTCTCCAGAGCCCTCCTTTATTTTAGCGGTCTTCAGGCGCGTTGCCGTTGAACTTGTCGCCGTAATACCCCGAGTCAAGGAAACGCGAGAGCAGTTTCTCGCCGGGGAGCGGCTTGTTGTTATTGAGTACGCGGGCCGCGTTCACGATATTGCGGATGTCGTACTGGGCGGGGGCCACCGGCGGCACCGGACGGTTGAGTTTCAGCAGGCCGTAGACGGCCTCCATGGCCGTGCGCACCGAGCTTTCTACCGTGAAGGCCACGTCGGCCTCCGTCTCTACGAACTGCCCCAGCAGGCCCAGGTTCACCGAGCCCTGCGGGATGATGTCGGGGCGGTCACCCCGGCGGCGCGGCATGAACATGGAGGTGATATAGGGCATCATCACCGGGCGGCAGATGGTCTGTGCCATGATCTCGTCGCGCTGTCCCAGCAGGCCGAGATGATAAAGCAGCTCGTCGAGGATTTCCTCGCCGGTGCAGTCCTGCAGATTCTTCTTGACATAGTTGCCGGGCCGGTTCACGAAAAGACCATAGCCCCAGACCACCACGGTATCGGCAGGCTGAGTGGGGTACTGCGGCTGACGGTTGACAGTAAAGCTCATCAGCCAGTTGGAATCGGTGACCGAGATGATGCCGCCTGTCGCAGTGCGCCCGGTGAGCAGTTCACGCTGGGCAAGCTCGGCGATTTTCTCGGTCAGCGGCGAGGGTTTGCAGGTTAGGGTGAACGATTCCCACTTGGACTTGTCCACGTGATCGGCAAAGACGCCCGGATGGCCAAAGACCTCGTCCTGGCGCGCCAGGTTACGCCACAGGGTAAAAGCACCATTGTGCTGTTCGGGTTTCAGCGGGGCAGGCGTGTGCATGTCGCCATTGGCACTGCTCTCGGTCATGGAGCCGAGCGTCACGAACACCAGGTCGCGCTCGGACACGGGAATGGTTTCCTCGCGCCCCTCGTGGACGGTCTTAATGCCCCGGACCACTCGCCGCTCAGGGGTCAGTTCCAGGTCAAGGTCAAGCACGGTGGTGTCAAACTGCACCCGCACGCCGCGTTCTTGCAGCCACTTGATGATGGGCCGCACGAACGAATCGTACTGGTTGTACTTGGTAAACTTCAGAGCGCTCATATCGTTGATACCGCCGAGGTGCTGCACAAAGCGGTGCATGTAACGCTTCTGTTCGGTCAGGCTGTGCCAGGTCTGGAAGGCGAACATGGTGCGCCAGAAGGTGAAAAAGTCGGTCTCGAAAAAGTCGGGGGTGAAGTAGTCCTCTATGCTCTTGCCGTAGGTCTCTTCTTCCGACATCAAAAAGAGCCGGGTAAGCTACAGCTGCTGGGCGCGGTTGAGGTTCATATGGCTGAAATCCTGCGGCACGCCCTAGTTCCGGATCAGGCGGCACTTGCTGTAGTTGGGATCCAGGTCATTGAGCAGCCGGTACTCGTCCAGCACGCTGTGGCCGGGCGTTTCCAGTGAAGGAATGTCGCGCAGCACGTCATAGAGGCACTCGTAGTGGGTTTCCATCTCGCGGCCCCCGCGCATGATGTAGCCGGTTTCGGGATTGCCGCTGCCGTCAAGCGAGCCACCCTTGTTGTCCAGCTCTTCCAGGAGGGTGATGTTCTCGCCGGGCATCTGCGCGTCCCGGATCAGGAAAAAAGCACCGGTCAGCGAGACGATGCCGCTGCCCACGAAATAGGCTTTGCGCTCTCTTATATCATCGGGAGCCACGGGTTTCACGAGATTGTAATTTCCCATCAGAGATTCCTCCTTGCACACAGAGCCCTGCCATTCAAGCAGGTAAAACCACACACCGTGTGATGGACGTAGGTTATTTCACAGTGTGGAGTAAATCAAGGCTTTTTTGGCATTTTTTGGTGGCCCCTCTATACGGTTTCTTCCGGTTGCAAAAGGCTGTCCTGAACGGCACTTTTATGGTGCCGGAGACAGCTTTCCGATCTGACCTCATCAGCCTGTAGACCAAATCCGCCCATGCTCACCCGGGTCATGGCGGCCGTCCGCCATACTGTCCTTCTGTCCCGGTTCCAGCCCAGTTGCCCGGTTGTTCTCCGCCCCCACTGCCGCTTCTCACGTCACGAGGTTGCCTGTTATGACGTCTCCTTCTGCTTCTCTTTCTCCCCAGCAAGCTCGTCTGCGGCGCCTGGCCACCCTCGGGCTGATCATCGGCGTTTTTCTCAATGCGATGGAAGCCAGCGTGGTGGCCACCGCCATGCCCAGCGTAATCAGTGACCTGCACGGTTCGTCCTACTACGCCCTGCCTTTTGCCGTCTATATGCTGACCAGCACGGTGTCCAGCCCCCTGTGGGGCCGGGGGTCGGACATCGTGGGCCGCAAAAAGCTTTATCTGGCCGGGCTGGTGCTGTTTGTGGTGGGGTCGGCGCTGTGTGGGGCCGCGCAGAATATGGGCTGGCTGATCGGCGCGCGGGCGCTGCAGGGCCTGGGCGCCGGGGCACTGCTGACCATCAGCATGACCATTGTGGGCGAGCTGTTCTCGCTGCAGGAACGCGGCCGGGTGCAGGCCTTTATCAGCGGGGTCTGGGGCGTCTCGGGGCTGGTGGGGCCGCTGCTGGGCGGCTTTCTGACCGACCATCTGTCGTGGCGCTGGGTCTTTTACGTCTCGTTGCCGTTTGGGATCGCCGCTTTTGCCATGGTCAGCCGTTTCCTGCAGGAAACCGGCGAACGCCGGCCAGCACAGCTCGACTGGCTG from Deinococcus sp. Marseille-Q6407 includes the following:
- a CDS encoding response regulator — its product is MSPATGTQTQIQTQPHHVLLVDDSHGDAFLMESCIELAGVSLQLSVALDGVEALEFLARERQEGRQPELMLLDLNMPRMNGFEVLESLRNTQDYQDLWVVVLTTSNTQIDRARARALGTDIFITKPFGLAETTQLLRKIEAALQGQLPWAELQTPPA
- a CDS encoding ATP-binding protein, translated to MSSGPESLLPPTYLGGPPVTGENCDREPIHIPGSIQPHGVLLVVQADSPEQNLPVLQASENIAEMLGLDPDRVLGQPLGLLLGEQAGVAQALQEVLPAGTTDRLQFRMTVPLKVPLALTAHRAGDRLVLEFEPEPGERPEAGHRLRNAVFALENAQTLQELLDVAANAARELSGFDRVMIYRFAPDQSGEVVAESRRADLAPFLGHRFPESDIPAQARALYVRHLLRLTADVDAPPSPLLPRMDPLTQAPTPLGGAVLRATSPMHLQYLRNMGVASSLSVSIVTAGRLWGLISCHHSTPHITPPSVRAALEELGRLLNVQVQLKEQADVAAFRARLQARHQEVLNVVAQTLTPLQTLSDPALGLQELLQAGGLALRLEGEWRTLGAAPSPEELDSLLDWLKEEGGAAFETDHLEAHFPPAAAWRAHASGLLAVSISGGWQEALLWFRGEEQQVEVWGGATPEHAKTELGPRRSFDTYVEQVRGHSRPWHAGEVSEAQAIGQSLSATLGERLTTLRRLNTELAHSNEEWRRFAFIISHDLQEPVRLIGQFTELFMMRQSSTLDEQTTRLLQFLSSETSRIGSLIADLYHYTELLSYPELRRQPTSLLDLLQRSLAELGSLPGEKQLDWQLPPQDLLLDVDQTKMQLALTHILRNALTFGTAPVSITVQASQDAGGFMQLSIRDNGPGIAPEYQERVFGLFQRLSGPSAGAGNGVGLTLARKVAELHGGTLTLRSVLGQGTTLDFSLPPAQGPGADT